The stretch of DNA CACTTCTGATAAATCTCTTATTTATATTCCTTGTACagaatttatttgatatttgtctCTTTTGCACTATAGGTTGGCCGTATTTTTGGATTCTTTCCAAAAGATTTCATCAAGGTAGTTCGTGAATATACTAAAGAAGAGCTACAAATTCCAACAGATGTAagttatggatttcttttttgttctcaaTTGTAAACTGGCTTATAAATCCATCAGTTATATTCAGTTAACTGCTTCTGAAAGTTTTATAATGTGTTTGGGGGGCAATCTAACATTTGTGTAtcagattttcatttgaaatcagactacctgtaaaaaaaaaagtttgaaaggcATTCAAGGGTGATTATATTATAATCTGAGAGTTGTCTAATATATTGAAACAGATATTCTTGTAGAAGGCTGTTTACTCAACTATAgggcttttctcttctgttttatatgtgaaaaataaatgatttaatatatttgcCCTTGGCTATTAAATTTAAGgggtaaataatttcattttacaggCAAAACTCATTGGACAGTTATTAgacattttaagtatatttaggtTAAATTAATAAACTCTAACTTTTATACTAGGCTAGAAATATGTACTTACAAAGGTTTTCTTATTCTTAGTCATATATGGGTTCATAGTCATGTTATAGATGTGGAAAAGGGGACCTGAGCGTTTCAGGTGATGTTCAGTCTCAGATCTTTTAAGGCCCCAACTGCTTCCTTTATACAACATTCCTGTATGGTGCTCTGACTTAAATTGATTTTGTGACTGAAAGGATTTCCTGTTCTAGAATTCTCACTTCAGCTGattattttctagagttttaaattGTATAGTAATTGATGCCCACCAACACTGAAACATCTTTGGACAGCTCTTTGTAGAATATGCAAGCTGCTAGGCTAGGACAGTTCTTAGATTAGATGGGCTGAATGGATAAAGTCATCctgtttgttgttgctgttcctAAAATTTCTTCATAATCTCAGGGGTCATAAAATCACTTCTGTTGCTTGTTGGACTTCATTGTTGGTAAAGAGAGTTCTTGGGATTTAAGCTGTGACAGCAGTTCACTGATTACAGAGAACTCATTTGTTTTGAACTCtgccttctcattatatttcccATTACATGCATCCCTCATGGCTTAGAAATGCATGTGATGAGGAGAGGAAATCACTCATCCCTACTACATTgaactgcctcccccacccccggaACCCCTGCAGAATATTATGAAGATTTAATTAGgagatggaaatttaaaaaaaaaatccattcatactATGGCTCCTTTTATATCAATTTGCTTACTAGTGGCAAGAAGGAAGActagataaatatatagatagtCCTGAGAGAGATCTTAGTGACTGTGAAACCCTGATGAAGAGAAAGGTGTATACCTTGTTGAATCTTGTTTTCAGTTTGTTCTTGTGGTAATAATAATGTGAGGAGCCTCCTTAATATCATTCTTCATTCCATCAAATGTACTTGTATCTCAGTAAGATACTTTAAAACTGATTCATCTTTCTCAATGCTGCAGGATCTTCCAGTTTCTCCTGAGCAAATGATTAAGAGTTAAATTTCTGAAACATAGGTGTAGATATTAAGAGCTGGAGGATCCTATAAGTGATACCTTGCCTTTCCCTACTTACGTTCAGAGCAAATTGAGAGAGACCCAAGAGTCAGGCAGTTGGAGACCAAGTTGTCACCATTTTTACtcattatgctttttaaagaatatgacccatgttaaaaaaagaaagaaagaaagaaagactagaCTTTCTAACACTGTAGTCTAGAAAAAGACAGATTTACTCAGCCATAGATGGAGTTAGCCAATGGGGGTTGGAGAAAGGTAATCTGGTTGACCCCAAAGATTCTTTAGAACCAATCCTGAATTTGGGAGCGTGGATGAGTTTGCTTTTGTGACACTTTGTTATTGACACActaatggttttcttttccttacagGAGACAGATTTTGTGTGTTTTGATGTTGGAATAgatgattttgataattataatgTAAAAGAACTTCTAGGATTTTTGGAATTGTATGATTCTGCAAATGAAGATTCTGAGAAAGCTATAGAAAAAGTGGAACAATTTCCTGAAGTCTCCCAGGATGTtgaacctgaacctaaaccaGTAGAAGCGAACTCACAACAAATTGAAAGTGCATTCTCAGAAAACACTTTGGATCTGGAGGAACAATTTTTGGCTCCGAAGAACCATCCTCATGCAGATAGTCAAACAGATAATGCTCAGGGTGAACAAACCTCATTTGAGCTTTTTTAAGAAATACTACCAGATAAATTGAAAGTGccagaaagtgaaaaaaacaaaaccagcaacatttctcagaaagattaaatgagaaactAATGCACAAAAGTAGACCTGTTAACAGtaaacattttatgttaaaattataaaagggctttattaaacataatttcttAATCATAAAATACCTGTACTAGATCATGTGCGTGTGGAGTGACTagcataaccttttttttttttttagtatttaatctctttttatgtggtgctgaggatcgaacccagtgccttacctgtactaggcaagtgctctaccactcaaccctagccctagaatAACTTTTAATGGATAGCTTGCCTGAATTCCCCTCCCCAGCATTTATCTTTCGTGGATACCATGCTCTTTCCAGTCTCTTGGGGGAGAGGTCACTTATTCTGGTTTTACTCCACTGGGTTCTAAGGTCCTTACATTCATATTAATCAAGGATGGAACCAGGATGACAAGCCTTGTAATGTAGTGCTTGACACATAGAAgcctttcaattaaatatttgtcaaactgACAATGAGCCAATATCCTGATAAAAGCTTTGTTTCCTGGTTTCATATTTGATCATCTCTatccattgtttttcaaaatgaaatatttcaactgAGAGTATATGATAAGAATTCCAGAAGGACATAAAGCCATTGGAAAATTTACTTCCCAAGAGTGCTAATTTTACCTGATAATTGGGGGAAGAAAACAGTTGTACATTTAATCAAAGCAGATATATTTTGGATAAGAATGCAAAGTGCAAGTGAATGTTCAGGGTAGAATATGAAGCTGTAAAGAGATAATCTTTGCTCTGGATCCTATTGGTCTATGTCCTGAGCTCAGGAAGGAGATAGGTTCACCATTTGGCTCCTAGGTCACTTTGAACATATTTGAAAGGCACATTAAGCAAGCTAGACTTATGGAATTCCCTTCTCTATACTGGTTCGTTGAGACCAGCACACTTGTAGATGAAAGAGTTCCTGTTATTTCTGAGCAGAATAGACATTTCACACTTTTGTTCTGGACCAGAATTCTCTTCTCCACATTTATTCATGTGGGTGTATGTTGGTTTGCCAAGGGAAGGTAAGTTATTGAAGCCTCTatcataaatgtatttgtttatgaaatactttggattaaaggcttctttataaatttgactGTATAGTTCAGTCATCCTTTAAATGGGATGAAAACAATTAACCCTCCCGTATCCTTGCCCAGTTGTTCTCGTGGGCGAATGCCAGGACATGGAGGGCAGTGTTGAGGTATCTGGAGCTGTGTGCTGAGGGGGAGTGCTGATCATTGGGCTTAAGTGGGGGTAGATAGTGTCATCCATCTGGCTCAATGCATTCTTCTCCCTTGTAGAGATGCAGACACCCCATGAAGATGATTTTCCTAAAGAGAACACAAATCGTCTTAATAGAAATCTTCATGAAGAGCCTCCCCTCCTGAGTCATCATTTTAATATGAACCATCCTGAAGAGCCCAGCCACTTGAGTCAACCTGTGACTGAGGACATGGGTGTTTCAGAAGTGTCTAAGATCCCAAATACTGAGAAAGTAGACCCAGGTAAAGCTTGCCAATTTTTATCTACAAAGCAGAGGCATTATCATAATGAAGGCTTTCAAGGACATTTGTTGCCAAAGGTACGAAATAGAGCAGAGCGTGATATAGGTACATgtgagttcaaaaaaaaaatctcttaagtgagagaaaagcaagaataaagaTGAACAGAAATCAAAAATAGGCCAGAGACTGTAACTCACCTAAAAGCAAATGTTTAGCTATGACTAGCTTGTGTaaaccatttacaactaaaatattattcttcaaaGGCCTTATGCTCTAAAACTGTAGTTTTCAACCAGACCAACAGCACCAGAAACTCTGGGGGTGGGACCCACAATCTGTGTTTAGCAGGCCTTCCAGGAAAGTCTGGCCTGGTACAAGTTAGCTTGAATAATCACTGTTCATAGTCtcataaattctgtgttttttctcttttcttctaaatgGAATATAATATAGCTCAAGTCCTGTTTTGACTTGCTTCCTGGACATGGTAATTAAACTTTTTCAAATGCAGTCAATGGTCCAGATCTTTATACTATATACTTACAGGAAACAGTACAGAACTGCAATCCATTTTAGATTTACACTTATGAATACTTCATCATAGTGCACAGTATCCAGTGGGAGAtgagaaacaatttttcaaaaaaaatccccaataatGGCATCAACAGAATTCTACTTTTGTGTTGCTCACTCTCATTTTATCAGTAAATTAGATGAtgactaattgttttattttatccatccagTATGGTGCTATGAAGCCGTAATtactgtattttgtgtttttaaaggttCTGGTCTGTAAGCATAGCTATAAGCATTATCCTGCACCAGTGCAGGGCTTGGCAGCACTGATCTGAACCCCCCTACCATTTGCACACACAGAGTGTAGGAGAACTCATAGTAGGGGGGGGATTCAGTTAATGTGAGAAGGAATAACATATCAGTTCTCCCATTTTCCAGAAGACATTGCATCCATATATGAACACTACTGACTTCTGAACTGTCTTTAACTCCATAAGTTTCTGAAAATGAATCACGCACCATTaagatttgttattttcatgCTCCAAAACTTTCAAGATTAGGGATAACTTGGCttacaaaattaagaatgaattatttCCCTGGCCTTTTAGGTTCCACCACAAAATGATGTCAATGACCTTTAATAGGTAAAATCTTCCCAAATGTCATTTAATGTGTCTCAGGTGCTGAGATGCTGAGCCAATGGGGCAGACTTCACcagcagtcaaattcatagaccaatagtgaatggagggtctggggttgtagctcagtggtagagcgcttgtctaacatatgaggcactgggtttgattctcagcactgcatacaaataaataaaataaaggtccatcaaaaactaaataaaaattaggcaaaagcttaaaaatatagTAGTGAATAGAATCTCAGGGTTGAGAAAGACCTTAGAGGCAACTGGTCCAACTTCTTAATAACTGCatgttggactcctgctgttttaTCAAACATACCCCAGGCTCATGTAACTCATACTGAAATTCCACCCCTACAAGCTCTCAGGTCTAACTGGAATTCTACCTCATTCACAGAGCCTCAATGCAGGTCTGTACCCAATTCCCTTTAGTCTCTCTTGGTattactgtgttctttttaaatagctgtcatctgtccattcaataaataattgttgagtaTCTCTGCCAGGTGCCAGATACTGTGTTAAGCCTTGGCTCATTCCACCTGCAAATCTGCAAACCAAGATTCCCTCTCTTTcagctttcctaaaattttaaacacaagttTCACCAGCACTAAATCCATGTTTTTTGAATGTGACCCTGTCTATATATCTCTGGTTTAAAAATTTTCCTCGAGTAAATATTGTTCTGGTAGCAGTTGTATGGCCATGGAAGTAGTGGAGAGTAGACTGgagattgttcattttataattgaagggtctgacagctctaattaggattttgaagttttcttctctgtgttaattgtctttaggagagccacatattccaggcactgtgactcatatatttagtgaaatactcaatgaatattgaaactgaagagagacaattcttattctatagcataaaataaaatagccatttcccctttcaattttagagCTACTTATAACAGAAGGTACTCCTGTTGATGCTGCTGATACAGAAAACCAACTAGAGATAAATGTGGAAGAGCCAGAAGATGCCACCCTTTTGGACAGCATACTTTTCTTGTTACattcattcttgctttatttgtctaagatggtaagtttgacatagtttcttcaattagaatgttgattatttattagtttttaagtggcttctggtcatgaagtgaagaacttaaaatgtctttatgaaaatGACTCCTGACCCTTTGAGTAGATAGCTCCTGGAACAAAAGCCATAGGGGTGTGGCTTTAATGGCTACTTGGTTtagcacatgaggaagatttGCTGTCTACCAAGGCTGGACATTTGCACACCTGTAAAAACTTGGTTCTTCCCCTCAGAACCTTTCATTCTGGCAGGGAGATAACAGCATTCACTTGAAACACAGTAAGATAATGGCAGAAAGAGAGGTATTTATTTGATGGTAGAACATTATTgtccataaatgcatttattatggttGGAAGGGTGATCAATAAGGTCAGAAAGTAGTTGAGATGTGTTTGAAGCACAGACAAAGGGCAAACAGGAGTCTGACATGTGGTTTGTTGTTGATTagacaggctggggtggaggaCGGTGGGGGAAGCTGGCAGTCAGAAGAAATgtgttcagagaaatggaaacatgaagaaaaggatATTCTCGGAGGGCAGGAGAATGTGAATAGTTGGTGTTGTAAAGTGTGAAGTTGGAGGGGGATGGGCCTGTTGGAGAGGCCAGCAAATCTTAAAGGAAGTCATGAGCCAAAGTAGCATTAGACCATTAATAGTGGGGATCcttagaaagttttaagaatgaaaggaattaggTTAGATCTGTTTCTTAGAAAGAGTCACTTAAGGCtgatctttctaaagaaaatcatgatcCAAACAAGACATTTAATCTGTCTAGAAGCTTATCTAAGCATTTTAGGACTTACCTCCCCCCCATTGGTATTTGTTGATATTggacttttagaatttaattataggaatgagaaagcttttagaggttggagaatttaattataggaattataggaatgagaaagcttttagaggttggagaatttaattataggaattataggaatgagaaagcttttagaggttggagGGCCATTGTGACAGTAATCCTCCTCAACTGAAGTTGTTTCCTGTAGGTTGTGTTATTTCAAGGCTTGTGTAATAAATatgatgttgttgttttccttgtaaaatgtATAGATTTTGAAGCCAGGTAGATCTGATTTCAAATCCCAAGGTTATCATTTAGAAGTTTGAGCAAAtaactaaacttttgaaaaaagttctcatctgaaaaatgtagataatgcttactccaatcataagaattaaatgatttgaCAAGGTAAAATGTCTGGTGAGGTGTCTGGCACTTTGAAGGGTTTTACCCCCACACACCCCCTAATTCTCATGTAGGCAGTCAGAAGGTGTTTATATAAGAGTGGAATGGAAGTAAGATTTAAAATCTTATACATatatcatcattgtttttatttgttgccataaaattaattagttctttcatatagttaagtttttgtcttaaatgaattttttaaattctaaaaaccaggttatcagagaaaagaatgatccagagggattctagccaggtgttagacaatgtgatgatatagggcctgttacaaactggaaatgtatgctcaatttaaagtatttagattcgggctggggttgtggttcagtggtagagcgcttgcctagcatacatgaggcactgggttcgatcctcagcaccatataaaaacaaaacaatgtgtccaccctaaaactaaagatacataaataaatatttttttaaaagtatttagattcattatacttgaaaacactgcaagagaacaaaaaatatgagactgccagtatcctctctcttgaagaagctattggaaaatattgaggaGGTGGTTTTCTGATGAGGAGGTTGGTTTAGAATTGCCATGATTCTTTGTGactgttttgttataaatttaaggtttcccattttttctaatttgtctgtttcagctgtttactacattgcctgatgatactcaacctgggcctgatttttatggactaccatggaagcctgtagttttcactgttttctttgggattgtatcctttctcattttcttttggagaactgtTGTTGTTGTGAGTAAATTGACTTACTTATACCTTAGCACATAAGcacaaggattattttatatagtcactgcccccccccttttttttttctttttcagttgctaaaacacaaattagtggtttaagtcaaactaaccttataaaataatttagtgtggGTGCAGTTGGTAGAACTGGTAATTCTTACAGCCATCCTAACCAGTAGTTTCATATGTATCAGAAGTCTTAAAAGTGGGATAAAAGATGGGATAGGttagataaatatccttttatgtaGCATATATGTCTAGTAgtctatcttaaagaaataactatgctttgaagattttggtaatgtttttcaATGGAACAGTGTATTAGATTGAAGACTTAGCACAACATAATTTATTTAGGGGTTATTGTATGTTTGATTAATGGAATAGtaggcagatttatttatttcaaagctttgaggtacagaaaatgctcacaattaaatgtgaagtggggaaaaaagcagaaactaagatttaaatgttgatgaactgtatgttaatataaacacatataaacagggggaaatgctgcaaagaaatacagtaaaatgagaaaaaggagatgagataatttttccagtcttttatataaattttcccagattttatgatttgatcatatgttcagaaaatacctttttatttggaagtatagattatgtgttgtccaaaaatccattaaatgttttgttcattaagtttttttttcctgagcagaattagtctatgtctgtgtatgtgtgtacatatatgtataagtgtgtgtgtgtgtgtgtataggcttatacatacttatgtttgtactgtaggttattctgtttcatagttatttaacataattggaagaaaattattttaggtaaatggactttgcatatgaaaatcctaacatttaaagaggccaaaagcattggatacaaatcttttcaaaactgagtgttcttttttctgatttcttaattatttcagacatatCATTGTTAAGATAAGTTTCCTCTCCTTGTACAGTTGAgagtaaaatctcttaaaaagtattcccttcttaaatagaagaatcgtttgcctggattcctgtgaggaattttctaatctcattgaactttgtctcagctaaaaggaaaaaggaaatagaaggataaagagaagggaaaaacatgaaaccattttatatttctctctcttgtttctttcatttcaagaactgcggtacctgtttctcttttcactagGTTATGTGGGATCTGGTTCCTAACTTGTTGCTCCTCAGTTTCAGCATTTGACTTTGGAACTTTAGTCCCTACCTTAGATGACTGCTTTTATGctacttcccattttcctctgttgTCATTTTGAGTAAAAGGTTAGCAAGGCtatgacattaaagaaatgttcatttatttctgtgttggaGTTTTCTGAATGCAATTTCCTATTACGAAGATCCCATGGATGATCCATGGACACATCTGAGTATCCCATCACCATTAATAACATAAGTTTGAAAGGACAAGTAATATGCtaagttacaaagaaatttagtgatgttttaaaaaaaattctgcttaggttttattatcaggcagtttattgctgtcttttggaaatgattgtttttgtcctttccagaatatgttaattgtcatttctcttgttgcttgtgcattttcttctagcagtcttCCCTTTCAGATTTCTTGCTATATATTTAGTGGTTTGCAGAAATAAGATGATGTAGCCTCTTAGTTTCTAAATTCAGCCAATAGCCAAATTTAAATTGGAGTTCTAAGATGTTTTCTGGTGAGTGAAAGTGGCATATCTTAGTACAAAGATTATGCCTTTAATATTGTTTCCTCAGATTCCTTTTGAATAGTCATTGTTTCTAGACTTTATCCTGGTTATTTAGAATTGTCaagtaaatgattttgaagacacacacacacacacacacacatatacacacacacatctttactGTGAAATAAGGTACATATCTTAGTGTTTTTATGTCAGAGGCTATTTATGAAATCTCActaccaattaaatttaaaaggcttgttAACTTGttaactttacttatttttaatcctataaattattatcctgaaccagaatgttattaaattctcacTTGGTTATGATTCTGACTGTTGTTTTAGGAATGCTGTTTCTATTGAGCATATGTTTGacatcaaatttaatcttttttctctcttctaggtaaAAGATAGAGAATATCaaggtaaatttttaggtttcttaaacttgtaataaccctttgtattggtgtttgttgtgtgttttatgtatgttagaaatagatacagtgacttttaatgtctattatcttttttacctcctgaaaattttactattccTAGGTTGCTAGCATGGATAATAGAGTAGATGATGATGGTTCCAACTCTGAGATaggagat from Urocitellus parryii isolate mUroPar1 unplaced genomic scaffold, mUroPar1.hap1 Scaffold_1918, whole genome shotgun sequence encodes:
- the LOC144251748 gene encoding transport and Golgi organization protein 1 homolog, with product MQTPHEDDFPKENTNRLNRNLHEEPPLLSHHFNMNHPEEPSHLSQPVTEDMGVSEVSKIPNTEKVDPELLITEGTPVDAADTENQLEINVEEPEDATLLDSILFLLHSFLLYLSKMLFTTLPDDTQPGPDFYGLPWKPVVFTVFFGIVSFLIFFWRTVVVVKDREYQVIEQQISKKMNNFMKENEELMQKLSNYEQK